One Dysidea avara chromosome 8, odDysAvar1.4, whole genome shotgun sequence genomic window, CCGTCAATCTTTCCTAGTTTACCACTGCGGTAGTCTTGAAAAGTTTGTTGTATCTCTTCCATTGTGTTCATTACAAATGGACCATATTTTGCTATCGGTTCATTGATTGGTTCTCCAGCAATCAGTAAAATGTGTACAATGTCATTAGCTGCTGCTTCCATTACCACTTCACCATCACTGTCATCCAATATGGCTACCTGTCCCATCTCCATGCTAGTCCCCTCTGCACCAAGGTAGCCAGATCCTCTCCAAACATAAGCAAATCCGTTATAGCTTTTTGGAACTGGCTGACTAAACTTTGCTCCTGGTTGGAGATGAATATCTAACATCATGATGGGAGTATGAGTGTCGATCACTGCTTTAGTTCCAAGACTCTCCCCAGCTATCACCTTAACCCATACATTTCCATTGTCAGTGGTCACAATCGGGACCTCCTCAGCTGGAGTGTCCTGATAACGAGGGGGTATCATTTTGTCCTTCGCTGGCAGGTTGACCCACAACTGAAAACCCTCCAACCTGCCACCTTTAGCCATCATCTCATCACCAGGACTTTCACTGTGAACAATACCTAAAGAACCAATGATGGA contains:
- the LOC136262838 gene encoding uncharacterized protein; amino-acid sequence: MSKCVWREVLGFVLVTIFLVSSRATSDINSYCTEQDSQDCFILRERSSPRSSEMPKARGIKEIATAHMQREGAGFIVRRPIGGKIPDCDPFLMLDHFGPVEYGPGEAVGAPNHPHRGFETVSYIVEGSMQHKDSVGNSGQLKEGWVQWMTAGSGIVHSESPGDEMMAKGGRLEGFQLWVNLPAKDKMIPPRYQDTPAEEVPIVTTDNGNVWVKVIAGESLGTKAVIDTHTPIMMLDIHLQPGAKFSQPVPKSYNGFAYVWRGSGYLGAEGTSMEMGQVAILDDSDGEVVMEAAANDIVHILLIAGEPINEPIAKYGPFVMNTMEEIQQTFQDYRSGKLGKIDGAEERYAQAEAAKRKQKETGRWAKDSAMANSHH